ACGACTCCACGCTTGATCATCGCTGAAATCGCTGCGCAGGACAATGGGGTGCTCGGTTTCAGGAAGCTGTTTCATCGGTGGTGGGAATGGAGGCTGACCGTTTTACTTTGATAAGATGATAAGCGGGCAAATCCACGGGATCCGGGTGTTCAGCACAGGACAGTTTCACCATGAACCTCCTCCCGCCTGCGTGCATATGCTCCTCGATGATCATGCCTTCCTTGCTGCGGTACAGTTGCGCGCCAAGGGTCACTCGGACGTTGTCACCCACCCTGCAGCGGTCACGCCGCTCTAGGTATTTAAACACAAAAAACAGCACACAGATCGGCCCCAGCAACAGCCCCGCACTGATCCAGTTTCCGAACGCGAGGCTCACAATGCCTCCCACAATCTGAACCAGGAACAGCAGCTCAAAGCACCCCTGCGGCGCGAAGCCCGCCGGTTGCCGATGATGCGGAAGAAGCGATTTCATGAGATCGAATGGGCAGCATCTGCGGAAACTTTGTTATAGCACCACATTCCAGAAGCAGGGACGCCGGGCCATTCATCACTCTTTGCCGAATACCTCAGCATGATTTCCAGAGCGCGGTCAAAACTGGCGGCAAGGTAATCGATCCGGCTGTCGCCTGGATTTTCGGAGCCCATCTCGCCATCAGCAAAAAGACGACCTGCATCATCCGAGTAAATCACCAGCCCATCATCATCAAAAATGTTGCTGAACCCGATGGGGTGCAGGCTTCTTTCCAGCAGCCGCTCCAACTGGCTCTGGTGCTCTGTCAGATCCTTGTCCACCTCTCCGATCCACGCAAAACGTCCCAGCCCTGAATGCGGATAAAGGGTCAAACCACCGAACTCGCTCAGACCATCGGTGACAACAGTCGGGAAGGGATGCGCTGCCACCGCCTGCAGCGCCGCCAGCTCCTCAGGAGGCAGGCGGCGTCCTTCTCGCCATCCTGCGGCAAGCAGCCGCAGCAGCACCGGCTCGCTGAATCTCCTTCGTGCCGCATCGCTGAGCTTAGCCAGAAGCTGCAGGGCTGCTCTGGTACGCCCGGCCTGATCGACACGGAATTTCTCAAGTTCCAGCTCCCACGCTTGTGGCTGACGCTGAGCAAACCCGAGTTTGATCGAGCGGATGGCGATGCGAAAAAGGGACACCAGCTTTTGCATGGTCACATCATCTCAAAACAAAACGGGGAGAACAAGCCTGCGCTCATTCTCCCCGCTGGTATCAATCATTCTCCAGCTCAGATCGACACCGGCTTGCCCGTCTTGGCGGAGGCATAGATGGCGTCGATCACCTGCATCAGGCGCAGGGCCTGCTCAGGAGTGTTCAGCGGAGCAGCCTTGCCTTCAATGGCGTGGATGAAATTCGCGGCAGAGCCAATGCGGCCCATGTCCTCACAGGCAGGGACGGTGATGCTGCGGTTCACGCTGTTGCCGTTTTCCTGCACGTAAAGCTCGCAGGTGTCGATGGCGGTGTTGTCCAGTCCATCGATGCCAAAGAGGCGCTCCACCTTGCCGCCAGCTTTGGTACCCTGGAAGACCACGGAGACTTCCTCGCGCTTGATCATTTCAGCCCAGGAAACCTGCAGGCTCAGCACCTGGCCGGTCTTGAAGGTCACAAAACCATGCGCGGCGTTTTCCACATCGGTGGTGCCCCCCACACGGTCAGGAATGCCCCAGGGCCCCTTGAACTGCTTGTCGGTGATGAAATCGGAGAAAGTCTGACCCAGGACGTGGGTGGGCTCGGGATAGCCCATGAAGTACATGGCCAGATCCACCATGTGCAGGAGGTCGATGAGAGGTCCGCCACCGGAGAGGGCTTTGGTCGTGAACCAGCCGCCAAAGCCGGGGATGCCGGTGCGGCGGATCCATTTGGCCTGGGCCGAGTTGATCTTGCCCACCACGCCGTCGTTGATGTATTTCATCATCGCCTGGGATTCAGGACGCGCGCGGTTGTTGAAGTTGAAGAGCACCTTCTTTTTGGCCTTCTTTGCGGCGGCGATGATTTCCTTCACCTCCTTGGCGTTCAGCGCAGGCGGCTTCTCGGAGAAGACATGCTTGCCAGCCTTCAGGCACTGAAGGGTCAGCGGCTTGTGAAATTTGTTCGGCACGATCACGCTCACCGCCTTGATGTCGGGGCTGCCCTTGAGCATGGCCTCCACAGATTCATAGGCATGCGGGATGCCGTACTTTTCTGCAGCGCGTGCTGCTGCTCCAGGGGCGGCGTCCGCCACGGCCACGATCTCTGCGCCAGCCTGGCGGAAACCTGCCGCGTGATACTGCAACATGCCGCCTGCTCCGATGACTCCTACTTTGATGCCCATAAAATAAAGTGATTCGTTAAGTTGATTGGTGAATTTTCGAACGTGGTCGCGAGAATGGAGATTCCCTGCCTCAGAGTCAAGGTTTGAAAACGACGCAGGCATGCCACCCCCACCTCCCCTCTCCTTCATTCTGATTTCGACATTCGTCATTTGGGCGCTTTCATTAAACCTGCACCTTCCGTTCTTTGCCCCATGCCCGCGACTCTCCGTCCAGCCACTCAGGCCGATCTCCCGGCCATCAATGCCATTTACAATCACTACGTGGAGCACAGTACCTGCACTTACCAGACCGTGCCCAGCACTGCGCAGGAGCGGCAGGACTGGTTTGACGCCCACGGCCCGGAGCACCCCGTCATCGTTGCCGAAGAAGACGGAATCGTGGTCGGCTGGGGCTCCCTCAGCCGCTTCCACCCGCGCCAGGCTTATTGCCACAGTGTGGAGGACTCCGTCTATCTGCACCATGAGCATCAGGGCAGAGGTGTCGGCAGTCTGATCCTCGGAGAGCTCATCGCACTCGCCAAAAAAATCGGCCACCACACCGTCCTCGGCGGCATCGATGCCGATCAGGCAGGCAGCATCGCCCTGCACGCCAAGTTCGGCTTCGTCAAAGTCTCCCACCTCAAGGAGGTCGGCCACAAGCACGGCCGCTGGCTGGATGTGCTGTGGATGCAGAAAATGCTGTAGCAGCGGGCAGCCTCGGGTTGCCAGCCATTCCGTCTTGACCTTTCGCATGCAGTCCCGCTAGAACTGCTGCACCGCCAACGTCTAGACGCCATGCTCTCGGATCCCGCAACTCTTTCCCGCCGCAGCTGGCTCTCCGCCACTTCGATGGGGCTCTCGAGTGTGGCGCTGTCCCACCTCATGGCGGACTCACGGTCGCACTTTCCGGCAAAGGCTCGTCGCGTCATCTGGCTCTTCATGCACGGAGGCCCCAGCCATGTGGATCTCTTTGATCCCAAGCCCGAACTCATCCGGCACGCCGGCAAACCATTGCCAGACAGCTACGGCGCGGTGGAGACCCGCCGAAAAGTGGCGCAGAATCCCTTGCTCGCCCCCGTTAAGCCTTTCCGCAAGCACGGCCGGAGCGGCATCGAAATCAGCGACTTCCTCCCGCACATGGCGGAGCTGGCAGATGAGATGTGCGTCATCCGCAGCTGCCATGGAGACAGCGTCAATCATCCGCAGTCCGTCTATCAGATGAACACCGGCTCCATCCAGATGGGAAAGCCCAGCATGGGCAGCTGGGTGTCGTATGGGCTCGGCTCTGAAAACCAAGACATGCCCGCCTTCGTCGTCATGCCAGACCCTGGTGGTGGCCTCAAAGGCGGCCCGCCTGCCTGGGGCAGCGGCTTCCTGCCTGCCACCTACCAGGGCACCACCATGCGCGCCGGGGGCAGCCCCATCCTCCATCTGCAGAGCCCTCAGAGCAGCGCACGCCAGCGCGCCACGCTCGACCTCATCCAGCAGATGAATGCACAGCATCTTGTCCGCCATGCCGCCGGCTCCGAACTCGACGCCCGCATCCGCAGCTACGAGCTGGCCTTCCGCATGCAGAGCGCTGCCCCGGAGGCGGTGGACATCTCTCATGAATCCGAGGCCACCCAAAAACTCTACGGCATGGATGATCCCACCACGCGCGAGTTCGGCACCCGTTGCCTGCTTGCACGTCGCATGATCGAGCGCGGCGTGCGCTTTGTGCAGCTCTACTCCGGCGATACCAATGGCTGGGACGCCCACGAAAACGTGCTCAAAAACCACACCGAATACTGCGCCCGCACCGACAAGCCCGTCGCCGGCCTCATCCGCGACCTGAAGCAACGTGGCCTGTTGGAGGACACCCTCGTCATCTGGGGCGGAGAATTTGGCCGCATGCCCATGAGCGAAAAAGGCGTCGGCCGGGATCACAACCCCTGGGGCTACACCACCGTGCTCATGGGCGCAGGCGTAAAGCACGGCCACATTCACGGCGCCACGGACGAGTTCGGCCTCCGCGCCGCCCAGGACAAAGTCCACATCCACGACCTCCACGCCACCATCCTCCACACCCTCGGCCTGGACCACGAGCGCCTCACCTTCCGCCTCAACGGCCTCGACCAGCGCCTTACCGGCGTGGAAGGAAATGTGGTGAAGGGAATCCTTGCCTGAATGACGAATGAAGGCCGCACTCCGCATCATTCAGTATGTTTTGATGGCATGGCTTAGTGGCGTACACGCCCACGCCGTCTCCATCCACGCCTCCGCCGACCCCGTCAAAGACGAGCGCCCCATCAAGCCTGCAGACAAACAGCACTGGGCTTTCAAACCGCTGCAATCCACACCCGCCAAAACAGGCATCGACGATCTCACAGACCACACAGCACCAGCCGCAGATCCCGCCACACTCATCCGCCGCATCACCTTCACGCTCACCGGCCTGCCACCTTCTCCCGAAGAAGTCGAAGCCTTTGCGAAAGCCTGCGCTGACCACCCAGCATCCAGCATCGAGCATCTGGTGGACCGCCTGCTGGCCTCCCCGCGTTACGGCGAGCACTGGGCCCAGTGGTGGCTCGACCTCGCACGCTATGCCGACACCGACGGCTTCGAATACGATGCCGAGCGCAAACACGCCTGGCAGTATCGCGACTGGGTCATCGACGCACTGAACCGCGACTTGCCTTTCGACACCTTCGTGCAGCACCAGATCGCCGGAGATTTGATGGGAGACGAAACCGCCACCGGCTTCCTCTTCTCCTGCCCGGACATGCCGGACCTCAACAATCAGGACGAGCGCCGCCATGCACTGCTCAATGACATCACCACCACTATCGGCTCCGTGGGCCTGGGCCTCACTGTTGGCTGTGCTCAGTGCCATGACCATCCCTACGATCCCATCAGCCAGGCCGACTTCTACCGCCTGCGCGCTTTTTTCGACAACACCGTCCTCACCAAAAACAGCAAGCCTCTAGGCCCGGCAGTTCGCATCTACACCGAAGGCATTCCCGCCAGCACCGTCTTTGTCCGTGGCGACTTCAAGCGCCCAGGCCCTGAGATCCAGCCCGCCTTTCCCCGCATCTTCGGCACCACCCCGCCCAAACCTGACCGC
This sequence is a window from Prosthecobacter vanneervenii. Protein-coding genes within it:
- a CDS encoding SUKH-3 domain-containing protein encodes the protein MQKLVSLFRIAIRSIKLGFAQRQPQAWELELEKFRVDQAGRTRAALQLLAKLSDAARRRFSEPVLLRLLAAGWREGRRLPPEELAALQAVAAHPFPTVVTDGLSEFGGLTLYPHSGLGRFAWIGEVDKDLTEHQSQLERLLERSLHPIGFSNIFDDDGLVIYSDDAGRLFADGEMGSENPGDSRIDYLAASFDRALEIMLRYSAKSDEWPGVPASGMWCYNKVSADAAHSIS
- a CDS encoding Gfo/Idh/MocA family protein, whose translation is MGIKVGVIGAGGMLQYHAAGFRQAGAEIVAVADAAPGAAARAAEKYGIPHAYESVEAMLKGSPDIKAVSVIVPNKFHKPLTLQCLKAGKHVFSEKPPALNAKEVKEIIAAAKKAKKKVLFNFNNRARPESQAMMKYINDGVVGKINSAQAKWIRRTGIPGFGGWFTTKALSGGGPLIDLLHMVDLAMYFMGYPEPTHVLGQTFSDFITDKQFKGPWGIPDRVGGTTDVENAAHGFVTFKTGQVLSLQVSWAEMIKREEVSVVFQGTKAGGKVERLFGIDGLDNTAIDTCELYVQENGNSVNRSITVPACEDMGRIGSAANFIHAIEGKAAPLNTPEQALRLMQVIDAIYASAKTGKPVSI
- a CDS encoding GNAT family N-acetyltransferase; its protein translation is MPATLRPATQADLPAINAIYNHYVEHSTCTYQTVPSTAQERQDWFDAHGPEHPVIVAEEDGIVVGWGSLSRFHPRQAYCHSVEDSVYLHHEHQGRGVGSLILGELIALAKKIGHHTVLGGIDADQAGSIALHAKFGFVKVSHLKEVGHKHGRWLDVLWMQKML
- a CDS encoding DUF1501 domain-containing protein produces the protein MLSDPATLSRRSWLSATSMGLSSVALSHLMADSRSHFPAKARRVIWLFMHGGPSHVDLFDPKPELIRHAGKPLPDSYGAVETRRKVAQNPLLAPVKPFRKHGRSGIEISDFLPHMAELADEMCVIRSCHGDSVNHPQSVYQMNTGSIQMGKPSMGSWVSYGLGSENQDMPAFVVMPDPGGGLKGGPPAWGSGFLPATYQGTTMRAGGSPILHLQSPQSSARQRATLDLIQQMNAQHLVRHAAGSELDARIRSYELAFRMQSAAPEAVDISHESEATQKLYGMDDPTTREFGTRCLLARRMIERGVRFVQLYSGDTNGWDAHENVLKNHTEYCARTDKPVAGLIRDLKQRGLLEDTLVIWGGEFGRMPMSEKGVGRDHNPWGYTTVLMGAGVKHGHIHGATDEFGLRAAQDKVHIHDLHATILHTLGLDHERLTFRLNGLDQRLTGVEGNVVKGILA
- a CDS encoding DUF1549 and DUF1553 domain-containing protein, which gives rise to MKAALRIIQYVLMAWLSGVHAHAVSIHASADPVKDERPIKPADKQHWAFKPLQSTPAKTGIDDLTDHTAPAADPATLIRRITFTLTGLPPSPEEVEAFAKACADHPASSIEHLVDRLLASPRYGEHWAQWWLDLARYADTDGFEYDAERKHAWQYRDWVIDALNRDLPFDTFVQHQIAGDLMGDETATGFLFSCPDMPDLNNQDERRHALLNDITTTIGSVGLGLTVGCAQCHDHPYDPISQADFYRLRAFFDNTVLTKNSKPLGPAVRIYTEGIPASTVFVRGDFKRPGPEIQPAFPRIFGTTPPKPDRTTLAQWIASKDNPLFLRAMANRFWQQHFGSPLAAIPGDLGHQGEPPSNPALLDWLATELPRQNWSLKRLHKVILMSQTYRQKRAQPIRLTGEMLRDAMLSVSGQLNLKTGGPGVKLPLPKEISSTLIKSQAEATKDTSEHTRRSIYTFARRNLRHPLFELFDRPDAQMSCARRNTSTTAPQALLLLNSEFAQCIASKLAAHLQMEHGSDTTALITAASLRCLARTPTAQEIGAGQNYLQKQTALTSAFHEALADYCLALLNSNEFVYVD